The Halarchaeum grantii genome contains a region encoding:
- a CDS encoding restriction endonuclease, with translation MAELSEDEIKCQLQQMDPYEFEELVAEIWELQGYETTVRKGSGDRGIDVEAEIQTPVPQKVLIQAKRYSEGNKIGSEEVRKYATLYQQVSDTDTVVIVTTGDFTAEARRLADDLRVKIVDRYSFAKEVANNQRSLSKDYFDKQTVQRVDKASSERKKKTTSKTATHRNKSVSKSKESHGKELGKWNIFAASAILAIPASILVAFVVYIPKQITFPNIGLLDYFIFCYFISLWFCILSLGPKIARTKAKLAIPTTGLVFLFIGIPLLLIGTYLSPYIKLEDLGAYPVSLVAIMSYCLSYLYWEWEWYKHDSQSEYQNDRFLPDK, from the coding sequence GTGGCTGAACTATCTGAGGACGAAATCAAATGCCAACTCCAACAGATGGACCCATACGAGTTTGAGGAGTTGGTAGCAGAGATATGGGAATTACAGGGATACGAAACGACAGTTCGTAAAGGAAGTGGTGATAGAGGAATTGATGTTGAAGCCGAAATCCAAACTCCGGTTCCTCAGAAAGTCCTGATACAGGCTAAGCGGTACTCAGAGGGAAACAAGATCGGGTCGGAGGAAGTGAGGAAATACGCGACACTTTACCAACAAGTTTCGGATACTGATACTGTGGTCATAGTCACGACGGGTGATTTTACTGCAGAAGCACGGAGGTTGGCTGATGACTTAAGAGTTAAAATTGTCGACAGGTATTCGTTTGCAAAGGAGGTCGCGAACAATCAACGGAGTTTGTCCAAAGACTATTTCGACAAACAAACAGTTCAAAGGGTCGACAAAGCCAGTAGTGAACGAAAGAAAAAGACAACGTCAAAAACAGCCACACACAGAAATAAATCGGTATCTAAATCAAAAGAATCACACGGTAAAGAATTGGGAAAATGGAATATCTTTGCAGCCAGTGCCATACTCGCGATACCTGCGAGTATCTTGGTTGCGTTTGTAGTGTATATACCTAAACAAATCACTTTTCCAAATATTGGGCTTTTAGATTATTTTATATTTTGTTATTTTATATCATTGTGGTTTTGCATATTGAGCTTGGGCCCGAAGATTGCCCGAACTAAAGCTAAACTCGCAATACCCACGACAGGCTTGGTTTTCTTATTTATTGGTATCCCATTGTTACTTATTGGTACATATTTATCCCCGTATATTAAATTAGAAGATTTAGGCGCATATCCAGTATCCCTGGTAGCCATAATGTCATATTGTTTATCGTATCTCTATTGGGAATGGGAGTGGTATAAGCACGATTCTCAATCAGAATACCAAAATGACCGTTTTTTACCAGACAAGTAG
- a CDS encoding homing endonuclease associated repeat-containing protein — protein MPFYGNQHTEKPMYTYDDLVRGVRALAADLGRSPTTAEASSDDRLPCLSTIYKHLNGGWNDLLADAGLSRTAVGSYDASDERDMRHDLRRVISVVESDALTHRQYDEHGEFPTSVVKEHFGSWRAACDAADILAGERHGTPCRGPSGVRLDSQYELAVATYLHDAGLAYDVHPEVEGTRWRGDFYLSDVDLWVEVDGYAEGTRPNAHGFAKKIAHLRDAEQDVAVVRCIADLEAALRERDVVVT, from the coding sequence ATGCCGTTCTACGGAAACCAACACACCGAGAAGCCGATGTACACCTATGACGACCTCGTGCGAGGCGTGCGCGCACTCGCTGCGGACCTCGGTCGGTCGCCGACCACTGCCGAGGCCAGTAGCGATGACCGCTTGCCCTGTCTCTCGACTATCTACAAGCACCTCAACGGCGGCTGGAATGACCTCCTCGCCGATGCCGGCCTCAGTCGGACGGCGGTCGGGAGCTACGACGCCAGCGACGAACGAGACATGCGCCACGATCTTCGACGTGTCATCAGTGTAGTTGAGTCAGATGCTCTCACGCACCGCCAGTATGACGAGCACGGCGAGTTCCCGACCAGCGTGGTCAAGGAGCATTTCGGGTCATGGCGTGCGGCCTGTGACGCCGCAGATATCCTTGCCGGTGAGAGACACGGAACGCCGTGCCGTGGCCCATCTGGTGTGCGACTTGACAGCCAGTACGAACTCGCCGTCGCGACATACCTCCACGACGCCGGACTCGCGTACGACGTTCACCCAGAGGTTGAGGGTACTCGGTGGCGTGGTGACTTCTACCTCTCCGATGTCGATCTCTGGGTCGAGGTTGACGGCTATGCCGAGGGAACGCGCCCTAATGCCCATGGATTCGCGAAGAAAATCGCGCATCTACGCGACGCCGAACAAGACGTCGCGGTCGTGCGCTGTATCGCAGACCTTGAAGCCGCGTTGCGTGAGCGTGATGTCGTGGTCACTTGA
- the cca gene encoding CCA tRNA nucleotidyltransferase codes for MTETTDVLAAVRERVDPTPAERERLAETAARLVERAEDAIAELSVEADVVRVGSTARGTWVRGDRDIDVFVRFQPTLERAELERYGLHVGNDVLPEGHEEYAEHPYVKGEFEGYDVDLVPCYDVDSARDIRSAVDRTPFHTEYLDARLTDELAADVRVFKQFLKGIGAYGSDLKTRGFSGYLSELLVVEYGGFEAVMEAAADAWQPPVHLDPEDHADASFDDPLVVIDPTDPERNVAAVVSAANVARLQHYARRFREDPREAYFFPEPRDPLDAAAVRERLAERGTHALAVRFDDDALLGLVEDERYPQLRRSLDGLVRGLENHGFEVLRGDTWSAETAVLVCELSVAELPDVERHRGPPVSVGEHAAGFYGKYADDPEVTGPYIDGGRYVVERERDVTTAREFAERKLASVALGKRLASLVENGDYEVYAGAEVGALAAEFGVEFADYFDPRP; via the coding sequence ATGACCGAGACGACGGACGTGCTAGCGGCGGTCCGCGAGCGCGTCGACCCGACGCCGGCGGAGCGCGAGCGGCTCGCGGAGACCGCCGCGCGCCTCGTCGAACGCGCCGAGGACGCCATCGCGGAGCTGTCCGTCGAGGCGGACGTGGTGCGCGTCGGGAGCACGGCGCGCGGGACGTGGGTGCGGGGCGACCGCGACATCGACGTCTTCGTGCGCTTCCAGCCGACGCTCGAGCGCGCGGAGCTGGAGCGCTACGGGCTCCACGTCGGGAACGACGTCCTCCCCGAAGGCCACGAGGAGTACGCCGAGCACCCCTACGTGAAGGGCGAGTTCGAGGGCTACGACGTCGACTTGGTGCCGTGCTACGACGTCGATTCCGCGCGCGACATCCGGTCGGCGGTCGACCGCACGCCGTTCCACACGGAGTACCTCGACGCCCGACTGACGGACGAACTCGCCGCCGACGTCCGCGTCTTCAAGCAGTTCCTCAAGGGGATCGGCGCGTACGGTTCCGACCTGAAGACCCGGGGGTTCTCCGGCTACCTCTCCGAACTGCTCGTCGTCGAGTACGGCGGCTTCGAGGCCGTCATGGAGGCGGCGGCCGACGCGTGGCAGCCGCCCGTCCACCTCGACCCCGAGGACCACGCGGACGCGAGCTTCGACGACCCGCTCGTCGTCATCGACCCGACCGATCCCGAGCGGAACGTCGCGGCCGTCGTCTCCGCCGCGAACGTCGCGCGCCTCCAGCATTACGCACGGCGCTTCCGCGAGGACCCGCGCGAGGCGTACTTCTTCCCGGAGCCGCGCGACCCGCTCGACGCGGCGGCGGTTCGCGAGCGACTCGCCGAGCGCGGGACGCACGCGCTCGCCGTGCGCTTCGACGACGACGCGCTGCTGGGGCTCGTCGAGGACGAGCGCTACCCACAGTTGCGCCGCTCGCTCGACGGCCTCGTGCGCGGCCTCGAGAACCACGGCTTCGAGGTGCTCCGCGGGGACACGTGGAGCGCGGAGACAGCCGTGCTCGTCTGCGAGCTCTCGGTCGCCGAACTCCCGGACGTGGAGCGCCACCGTGGCCCGCCCGTGTCCGTCGGCGAGCACGCCGCGGGGTTCTACGGGAAGTACGCCGACGACCCGGAGGTCACCGGCCCGTACATCGACGGCGGCCGCTACGTCGTCGAGCGCGAGCGCGACGTGACGACCGCGCGCGAGTTCGCCGAGCGGAAGCTCGCCTCGGTCGCGCTCGGGAAGCGACTCGCGAGCCTCGTCGAGAACGGCGACTACGAGGTCTACGCGGGCGCTGAGGTCGGCGCGCTCGCAGCGGAGTTCGGCGTCGAGTTCGCGGACTACTTCGACCCGAGGCCGTGA
- a CDS encoding histone deacetylase family protein, with protein MKFGVNDVCLEHDPGERHPENPDRIRAIKRGLQKRHGVEYVTGDPASEDDARAVHDDEYVAEIRDFCADGGGSWDPDTVAVEATWRAALASAGLSMWAADAALDGADGRSTPFALGRPPGHHAVADDAMGFCFVNNAAVASQHALDSHDDVERVAIFDWDVHHGNGTQDIFYERGDVFYASIHEAGLYPGTGDIEEVGEGDGEGSTLNAPLPAGAGDVDYCHVLDDVLSPAIEAFDPDLLLVSAGFDAHRHDPISRMHVSTDGYGTLTTRMRDLAAACDAGLGFVLEGGYSLDTLSEGVGMVHEVFDGFEPEGPADDAEPSEDVRGVVAELRGLHGLGSK; from the coding sequence ATGAAGTTCGGCGTCAACGACGTCTGTCTGGAGCACGACCCCGGTGAGCGCCACCCGGAGAACCCGGACCGCATCCGCGCGATCAAGCGCGGCCTCCAGAAGCGTCACGGCGTCGAGTACGTCACCGGCGACCCCGCCTCGGAGGACGACGCGCGCGCCGTCCACGACGACGAGTACGTCGCGGAGATCCGCGACTTCTGCGCCGACGGCGGCGGGAGCTGGGACCCGGACACGGTCGCCGTCGAGGCGACGTGGCGCGCCGCGCTCGCGTCCGCCGGCCTCTCGATGTGGGCGGCTGACGCCGCGCTCGACGGCGCGGACGGCCGCTCGACGCCGTTCGCGCTCGGCCGGCCGCCCGGCCATCACGCCGTCGCGGACGACGCGATGGGCTTTTGCTTCGTGAACAACGCCGCCGTCGCGAGCCAGCACGCCCTCGATTCGCACGACGACGTCGAGCGCGTCGCGATCTTCGACTGGGACGTCCATCACGGGAACGGGACGCAGGACATCTTCTACGAGCGCGGCGACGTCTTCTACGCCTCCATCCACGAGGCCGGCCTTTACCCGGGGACGGGCGACATCGAGGAGGTCGGCGAGGGCGACGGTGAGGGATCGACGCTGAACGCGCCGCTCCCCGCCGGCGCGGGCGACGTCGACTACTGTCACGTCCTCGACGACGTGCTCTCGCCCGCCATCGAGGCGTTCGACCCCGACCTCCTCCTCGTGAGCGCGGGTTTCGACGCGCACCGACACGACCCGATATCGCGGATGCACGTCTCTACGGACGGCTACGGCACGCTCACGACGCGCATGCGCGACCTCGCGGCGGCGTGCGACGCCGGCCTCGGGTTCGTCCTCGAAGGCGGGTACAGCCTCGACACGCTCTCGGAGGGCGTCGGGATGGTCCACGAGGTGTTCGACGGCTTCGAACCGGAGGGCCCGGCCGACGACGCGGAGCCGAGCGAGGACGTTCGGGGGGTCGTCGCGGAGCTACGCGGCCTTCACGGCCTCGGGTCGAAGTAG
- a CDS encoding histone encodes MSVELPFAPVDAVIRREAGDLRVSADAAEELARRIQRHGAALAREAAEHATASGRKTLMIEDFSFADPNADADALTLPVAPVDRIARLDIPDEYRVSMDARVALAAHLEAFAADAAEGAALLAEHAGRRTVQAEDVETYFRLVE; translated from the coding sequence ATGAGTGTCGAGCTCCCGTTCGCGCCGGTGGACGCGGTAATCCGTCGCGAGGCCGGCGACCTCCGGGTGAGCGCGGACGCCGCGGAGGAACTCGCGCGCCGCATCCAACGCCACGGTGCGGCTCTCGCACGGGAGGCCGCCGAGCACGCGACCGCGTCGGGTCGCAAGACCCTGATGATCGAGGACTTCTCGTTCGCCGATCCGAACGCGGATGCGGACGCCCTCACGCTCCCGGTCGCACCCGTTGACCGAATCGCCCGCCTCGACATCCCGGACGAGTATCGGGTGTCGATGGACGCGCGCGTCGCGCTCGCCGCCCATCTGGAGGCGTTCGCGGCGGACGCCGCCGAGGGCGCCGCGCTCCTCGCCGAGCACGCGGGACGACGCACCGTGCAAGCCGAAGACGTCGAGACGTACTTCAGGCTCGTCGAATGA
- a CDS encoding single-stranded DNA binding protein: MGAIEDTYADLETDEVSLDEFREAVAEKVEQMGGLADEETAAMLLAHELEDGEVSGVADVTPEMDEAKFVAKAVSVGDLRTFERDDEEDEDGRVLNVEVADETGSIRVSLWDEQAANASEELQVGDVLRVAGRPKDGFNGVELSADRVEPDPDTEIDVQIQDAYRVEDLSVGLSDVTLVGEVLDTDAVRTFDRDDGSQGRVANLSLGDETGRVTVTLWDERTEAVDEFAAGDVVEVVDGYVRERDGSIELHVGNRGAVEAVDEDVEYVPESTPIADVELDDVADIAGVIRSADPKRTFDRDDGSEGQVRNVRLQDDSGDIRVALWGEKADRDLGPGDEVLFTDVEIQDGWQDDLEASAGWRTSIVELADGAMTADEGASQDDQPAGLGAYADGTAPESSASADAGDASSSTGESSDDDGEPVEFTGTVVQARDPLILDDGTETLSVETDADVTLGQTVTIRGTMSDGRLDADEVR, from the coding sequence ATGGGTGCGATAGAGGATACATACGCCGACCTCGAGACCGACGAGGTCTCGCTCGACGAGTTCCGCGAGGCCGTCGCGGAGAAGGTCGAGCAGATGGGTGGGCTGGCGGACGAGGAGACGGCCGCCATGCTCCTCGCGCACGAACTCGAGGACGGGGAGGTGAGCGGCGTCGCGGACGTCACCCCGGAGATGGACGAGGCGAAGTTCGTCGCGAAGGCCGTCTCCGTCGGCGACCTGCGGACGTTCGAGCGCGACGACGAGGAGGACGAGGACGGCCGCGTCCTCAACGTCGAAGTCGCGGACGAGACGGGGTCGATCCGCGTCTCGCTCTGGGACGAGCAGGCGGCGAACGCGTCGGAGGAGCTTCAGGTCGGCGACGTCCTGCGCGTCGCGGGCCGCCCGAAGGACGGGTTCAACGGCGTCGAGTTGAGCGCGGACCGCGTCGAACCCGACCCGGACACGGAGATTGACGTCCAGATTCAGGACGCCTACCGCGTCGAGGACCTCTCGGTCGGTCTCTCGGACGTGACGCTCGTCGGCGAGGTGCTCGACACCGACGCGGTGCGGACGTTCGACCGGGACGACGGCAGTCAGGGCCGCGTCGCGAACCTCTCGCTGGGCGACGAGACGGGACGCGTCACCGTTACGCTCTGGGACGAGCGTACGGAGGCCGTCGACGAGTTCGCGGCGGGCGATGTCGTGGAGGTCGTGGACGGCTACGTCCGCGAGCGCGACGGCAGCATCGAGCTCCACGTCGGAAACCGTGGCGCCGTCGAGGCGGTCGACGAGGACGTCGAGTACGTCCCCGAATCGACGCCCATCGCGGACGTGGAGTTGGACGACGTCGCGGACATCGCGGGCGTCATCCGCTCGGCGGACCCGAAACGCACCTTCGACCGTGACGACGGCTCGGAGGGGCAGGTCAGGAACGTCCGCCTGCAGGACGACTCGGGGGACATCCGGGTCGCGCTCTGGGGCGAGAAGGCCGACCGCGACCTCGGGCCGGGCGACGAGGTGCTGTTCACGGACGTCGAGATACAGGACGGCTGGCAGGATGACCTCGAGGCGTCAGCGGGCTGGCGGACGAGCATCGTCGAACTCGCGGACGGCGCGATGACGGCCGACGAGGGCGCGAGCCAGGACGACCAGCCGGCGGGCCTCGGCGCGTACGCTGACGGCACCGCGCCCGAGTCGTCGGCGAGCGCCGACGCCGGGGACGCCTCATCGTCGACGGGCGAATCGAGCGACGACGATGGTGAGCCCGTCGAGTTTACGGGCACGGTCGTACAGGCGCGCGACCCGCTCATCCTTGATGACGGTACGGAGACGCTGAGCGTCGAGACGGACGCGGACGTCACGCTCGGGCAGACGGTGACGATTCGCGGCACGATGAGCGACGGCCGCCTCGACGCCGACGAGGTGCGCTGA
- a CDS encoding DUF309 domain-containing protein: MEAALRAGIALYDAGYYHGAHDAWEDEWLEQSEGDDERLLHGLIHCGAAVHHARNRNWEGATGVAASARDYLDAVPPTHRGVNVEAAAAYLDVLARDPEVIERRRPVRLTHRGSTVSLAALDAPAAVTAAVVVADAEGYESETFERAATYAREGLADGELNEYGVFLCDFAVEREKRGLIATRLAEHVERRRAREKDVEGLFG; the protein is encoded by the coding sequence ATGGAGGCAGCGCTTCGCGCGGGCATCGCGCTCTACGACGCGGGCTACTACCACGGTGCGCACGACGCGTGGGAGGACGAATGGCTCGAGCAGTCCGAGGGCGACGACGAGCGACTGCTGCACGGCCTCATCCATTGCGGCGCGGCGGTCCACCACGCCCGAAACCGGAACTGGGAGGGCGCGACGGGGGTGGCGGCGAGCGCGCGCGACTACCTCGACGCGGTCCCACCGACCCACCGCGGAGTGAACGTCGAGGCGGCCGCGGCGTACCTCGACGTGCTGGCGCGCGACCCGGAGGTGATCGAGCGCCGACGGCCGGTCCGGCTCACGCATCGGGGCTCGACGGTCTCGTTGGCGGCCCTCGACGCGCCGGCGGCGGTCACGGCGGCGGTCGTCGTCGCGGACGCCGAGGGGTACGAGAGCGAGACGTTCGAGCGCGCCGCGACGTACGCGCGCGAGGGACTGGCCGACGGCGAACTGAACGAGTACGGCGTCTTCCTCTGTGACTTCGCGGTCGAGCGCGAGAAGCGGGGGTTGATCGCGACGCGACTCGCCGAGCACGTCGAGCGGCGGCGAGCGCGCGAGAAAGACGTCGAGGGACTGTTCGGGTAG
- a CDS encoding M48 family metallopeptidase, giving the protein MAVVGAILFAFYAVVAVVAMAMFGTGVLPIVLVGSVALVGIQYKVGKWMALRSVGAEDMPETGRWGDVHRRVERLSDDMGIEKPTLKVAQMGVPNAFAVGRKGAGIVVVSQELADILEDDELEGVLAHELAHIKNRDVVTMVVGQGIASIVGIVAQYVVLFTGDNDLADFFLAIVVGNVVQFFVMIFVLAISRYREYVADADAKEYIGSGEPLARALEKIQRGNQQPSASGSRSRGPSRGRGRGSGRSQNQGGVNDQVGALCIFDDDERSLVTKLVATHPPVEKRIQRLRE; this is encoded by the coding sequence ATGGCGGTCGTGGGCGCGATTCTCTTCGCGTTCTACGCCGTCGTCGCCGTCGTCGCGATGGCGATGTTCGGCACCGGCGTCCTCCCAATCGTCCTCGTCGGGAGCGTCGCCCTCGTCGGCATCCAGTACAAGGTCGGCAAGTGGATGGCGTTGCGCTCCGTCGGCGCCGAGGACATGCCGGAGACGGGTCGGTGGGGCGACGTCCACCGCCGCGTCGAGCGCCTCAGCGACGACATGGGCATCGAGAAGCCCACGCTGAAGGTCGCGCAGATGGGCGTCCCGAACGCCTTCGCCGTCGGCCGCAAGGGCGCCGGCATCGTCGTCGTCTCGCAGGAGCTCGCCGACATCCTCGAGGACGACGAACTCGAGGGCGTGCTCGCGCACGAACTCGCGCACATCAAGAACCGCGACGTCGTCACGATGGTCGTCGGGCAGGGCATCGCCTCCATCGTCGGCATCGTCGCCCAGTACGTCGTCCTCTTCACGGGCGACAACGACCTCGCGGACTTCTTCCTCGCCATCGTCGTCGGGAACGTCGTCCAGTTCTTCGTGATGATCTTCGTGCTCGCCATCAGCCGCTATCGGGAGTACGTCGCCGACGCCGACGCGAAGGAGTACATCGGGAGCGGCGAACCGCTCGCGCGCGCCCTCGAGAAGATCCAGCGCGGCAACCAGCAGCCGAGCGCGAGCGGGTCGCGCTCCCGGGGCCCGTCCCGTGGTCGCGGCCGCGGCAGCGGGCGCTCGCAGAACCAGGGCGGCGTGAACGATCAGGTCGGCGCGCTCTGCATCTTCGACGACGACGAGCGCTCGCTCGTCACGAAACTCGTCGCCACCCACCCGCCGGTCGAGAAGCGCATCCAGCGCCTCCGCGAGTAG